In the genome of Vanacampus margaritifer isolate UIUO_Vmar chromosome 1, RoL_Vmar_1.0, whole genome shotgun sequence, one region contains:
- the gpr61 gene encoding G-protein coupled receptor 61, with protein sequence MEHLVTPSPFWNTSLPGLPSSPPSVGQAGFDANQSLALCAMLIMDVLAVAGNLAVMIVISKTPHLRKFAFLFHLCLVDLLAALVLMPLGMVPDGVLADEALCRSYLCLSVCLVSAAILTICAINVERYYYIVHPMRHEVKMTVRVVAMVLVGVWIKAIVMSSLPFLGWLLQGDQAVASSPLFVPGQAHCSLHWAGGRTTRLIFMVFFTFIYFLCPMLIILVVYCNMFKVARVAAMHHGPLPTLMDTSRQRSESASSHSTVAASLGGTGSRNTPQRTFGGGKAAVVLVAVGGQFLCCWLPYFSFHLYSAVVSTSPASLAQLEDVVTWIGYFCFTSNPFFYGCLNRQIREELGRHLACLSKRAGSSQGEQLPSREASIEENFLQFLQGTACNLEPCNSHGRVSQQETEHEGLHESSALQNMPADFHIPGQVLEETSELIQQQKISNQFRALANSKTLPEM encoded by the coding sequence ATGGAGCACCTTGTCACACCGAGTCCCTTCTGGAACACTTCCCTCCCGGGActcccctcctccccccccaGCGTGGGCCAGGCCGGATTCGACGCCAACCAGTCTTTAGCTCTGTGTGCCATGCTCATCATGGACGTCCTGGCCGTGGCGGGGAACCTCGCCGTGATGATCGTCATAAGCAAAACGCCGCATCTGCGCAAATTTGCCTTCTTGTTCCACCTGTGCTTGGTGGACCTGCTGGCGGCGCTGGTGCTGATGCCTCTGGGGATGGTGCCCGACGGGGTGTTGGCAGACGAGGCGTTGTGTCGAAGCTACCTCTGCTTGAGCGTTTGCCTGGTGAGCGCGGCCATCCTCACCATCTGCGCCATCAACGTGGAGCGCTACTACTACATCGTGCACCCCATGCGCCACGAGGTGAAGATGACTGTCAGGGTGGTGGCGATGGTACTGGTGGGGGTCTGGATTAAAGCCATCGTCATGTCATCGCTGCCTTTCCTGGGTTGGCTGCTCCAAGGTGACCAGGCTGTGGCGTCCAGTCCGCTGTTCGTCCCTGGTCAGGCACATTGCTCCCTCCACTGGGCGGGAGGCAGGACCACCCGTCTGATCTTCATGGTCTTCTTCACATTCATCTATTTCCTGTGTCCCATGTTGATTATTCTGGTGGTCTACTGCAACATGTTCAAGGTGGCCCGAGTGGCGGCCATGCATCACGGCCCGCTCCCTACTTTGATGGACACGTCACGGCAACGCTCCGAGTCCGCCAGCAGCCACTCCACCGTGGCCGCCAGCCTCGGAGGGACCGGCTCCCGCAACACTCCCCAAAGGACCTTCGGTGGTGGGAAGGCGGCGGTGGTTCTGGTGGCGGTGGGTGGCCAATTCCTCTGCTGCTGGCTGCCATACTTCTCTTTCCATCTCTATTCGGCTGTGGTCTCTACCTCGCCTGCCTCGCTGGCCCAGCTGGAGGATGTGGTCACGTGGATCGGTTATTTCTGCTTCACCTCCAACCCCTTCTTCTACGGCTGCCTCAATCGCCAGATTCGGGAGGAGCTTGGCCGGCACCTGGCCTGCCTTTCTAAGCGGGCTGGATCCAGTCAGGGGGAACAGCTGCCCAGCCGTGAGGCCTCCATTGAGGAGAACTTCCTGCAGTTCCTTCAGGGCACGGCGTGCAATCTGGAGCCGTGTAACTCTCACGGCCGAGTGAGTCAGCAGGAGACGGAACATGAAGGCCTACATGAATCTTCTGCTCTGCAGAACATGCCAGCTGACTTCCACATCCCCGGGCAGGTTCTTGAGGAAACCTCAGAGCTCatacaacagcaaaaaataagCAATCAATTCCGTGCGTTGGCAAATTCCAAAACATTACCAGAGATGTAG